The proteins below come from a single Corynebacterium cystitidis genomic window:
- a CDS encoding gluconeogenesis factor YvcK family protein → MDKYTGDVACLGGGHGLYQTLLAAQKLTTGDVNAVVTVADDGGSSGRIRRELGMIPPGDLRMALAALAPDDDDGALWRNLLQHRFGGHGALAGHAVGNLILTGLVEECGSMQQALDVVARWTRSAGRVIPLCNEPLDLEADVAGLDDDPRVMRPVRGQVAVAATPGQVRRVRLNPESPEGNDNAVQAILDAGMVTLGPGSWFSSVIPHVLVPDIVAALNETEAHVVVILNLSPEAGETHGFTTERHIHVLGQHAPELRVDSFLADNYISPTQAERLHLQRAAGSLGGEIAYYDVHVADESGVSLNKHDPAKLAVALRDLYESRRA, encoded by the coding sequence ATGGACAAATACACAGGCGACGTGGCCTGCCTCGGGGGCGGGCACGGACTATATCAAACCTTGTTAGCGGCACAAAAGCTGACTACGGGAGACGTGAACGCAGTTGTCACGGTGGCGGATGATGGGGGTTCGTCGGGGCGCATTCGACGTGAACTAGGCATGATCCCGCCGGGTGATCTGCGGATGGCTTTAGCAGCGCTTGCTCCTGACGACGACGATGGTGCATTGTGGCGCAACTTGTTGCAGCATAGATTCGGTGGACATGGGGCACTCGCCGGCCACGCTGTGGGTAACTTGATCTTGACTGGCCTGGTGGAAGAGTGCGGTAGCATGCAGCAGGCTTTGGATGTTGTTGCGCGCTGGACACGGTCAGCTGGGCGTGTGATTCCCCTCTGCAACGAACCACTCGATCTGGAAGCTGATGTCGCAGGGCTTGACGACGACCCGCGCGTTATGCGTCCGGTGCGGGGACAGGTTGCGGTGGCGGCGACACCCGGGCAGGTGCGACGCGTCCGGCTGAACCCTGAGTCTCCGGAAGGAAATGACAACGCGGTCCAGGCGATTTTGGATGCGGGCATGGTGACTTTGGGGCCAGGGTCGTGGTTTTCGTCGGTGATTCCGCATGTGCTGGTGCCCGATATTGTCGCCGCACTCAATGAGACTGAGGCCCATGTCGTAGTCATTTTGAACCTCTCGCCAGAGGCGGGGGAGACACATGGTTTTACCACCGAAAGGCACATTCATGTGCTGGGCCAGCACGCACCCGAACTGCGGGTGGACTCCTTCCTCGCCGACAATTACATCAGCCCAACCCAGGCGGAGCGGCTGCATTTGCAACGGGCTGCGGGCAGCTTGGGAGGAGAGATTGCGTACTATGATGTCCACGTCGCAGACGAATCTGGGGTGAGCTTGAACAAGCACGATCCAGCGAAATTAGCTGTGGCGTTGCGCGATCTGTACGAGAGTCGGCGCGCGTAA
- a CDS encoding PH domain-containing protein: MTDREIAIMNAADPFAATTDKPWEFEAASSFLRKVAIVWVIIVMVIHIFMGVVVDIEYTGAAITPIDKWAYPLIGVIISILSWIALNRPRVRANVDGVEVRNMIGTRFYSWVVIYGLSFPQGARMARLELPEFEYVPLWAIQSADGEKALEYVRDFRKLESKYMPED, encoded by the coding sequence ATGACGGACCGCGAGATAGCGATCATGAACGCGGCCGATCCGTTTGCTGCTACCACCGATAAACCATGGGAATTTGAAGCAGCTTCAAGTTTCTTGCGCAAGGTTGCAATCGTGTGGGTCATTATCGTCATGGTGATTCATATTTTTATGGGTGTGGTCGTTGATATCGAGTACACGGGTGCGGCGATCACCCCGATTGATAAGTGGGCGTACCCGCTGATCGGCGTAATCATCTCAATCTTGTCGTGGATTGCCCTGAACCGTCCGCGCGTGCGCGCCAACGTCGACGGTGTGGAGGTACGCAACATGATTGGTACGCGGTTCTACTCCTGGGTGGTTATCTATGGTTTGAGCTTCCCCCAGGGAGCACGCATGGCGCGTTTGGAGCTGCCAGAATTCGAGTATGTCCCGCTCTGGGCAATTCAGTCTGCGGATGGAGAGAAGGCTTTAGAGTACGTGCGGGATTTCCGTAAGTTGGAATCAAAGTATATGCCGGAAGACTAG
- the rapZ gene encoding RNase adapter RapZ, with the protein MGAMTNDSAFDGAIPPVIITGLSGGGLSSAAKVFEDKGFFVPQNLPPQLIEEMVEMATADNSPVDRVAIVTDVRARMFNGSLLGTIENLREKGYDPTVLFLEARDDVLIRRFDGVRRTHPLQGDDPLSAGIQRERDSIAPVRDQADIIIDTSNLSIHDLRRAIEASFGDVAKKKQHITIQSFGFKHGAPRDADFMFDVRFLPNPYWIPELRAYRGTDEPVADYVLSQDAAPAFVEGVVDLIRSILDGYRHEGKNFITVGIGCTGGHHRSVAISEEIGRRLHDDGSVDVSVMHRDLDKS; encoded by the coding sequence ATGGGTGCCATGACAAACGACTCTGCATTCGATGGGGCGATCCCACCAGTTATCATTACGGGTTTGTCCGGCGGTGGCCTCTCTTCTGCGGCGAAGGTTTTTGAGGACAAAGGGTTTTTTGTTCCGCAAAACCTGCCGCCTCAGCTCATTGAGGAGATGGTAGAAATGGCTACCGCGGACAATTCTCCTGTTGACCGCGTTGCCATTGTCACGGATGTTCGTGCACGCATGTTCAATGGTTCGCTGCTAGGTACCATCGAAAACCTTCGCGAAAAAGGTTATGACCCGACTGTGCTGTTTTTGGAAGCACGTGACGACGTGCTGATTCGCCGTTTCGACGGTGTGCGCCGCACACATCCGCTGCAGGGGGATGATCCGCTTAGCGCTGGTATTCAGCGTGAGCGTGACTCGATTGCGCCGGTGCGGGACCAAGCTGACATCATCATTGATACTTCGAACTTGTCCATCCATGATTTACGTCGTGCCATTGAGGCATCGTTCGGCGATGTGGCAAAAAAGAAGCAACACATCACTATTCAGTCATTTGGTTTCAAGCATGGGGCACCGCGCGATGCTGACTTCATGTTTGACGTGCGATTTCTGCCGAACCCGTATTGGATCCCGGAATTACGTGCGTACCGCGGAACCGATGAACCGGTAGCCGATTATGTCCTCTCCCAGGACGCAGCTCCTGCATTCGTCGAAGGGGTTGTCGATCTGATCCGGTCCATTTTAGACGGTTACCGCCATGAGGGAAAGAACTTCATCACGGTAGGAATCGGATGTACTGGTGGACACCACCGTTCTGTCGCAATCTCAGAGGAAATTGGGCGAAGGCTTCACGACGATGGCTCTGTTGACGTGAGTGTGATGCATCGCGACCTCGACAAAAGTTAG
- the uvrC gene encoding excinuclease ABC subunit UvrC, with amino-acid sequence MAHPSTYRPAAGTIPTDPGVYKFRDDSGRVVYVGKAKNLRSRLSNYFQDPSQLHPRTKQMVFTAASVEWTVVASEVEALQLEYTWIKRFDPWFNVMYRDDKTYPMLAVSVGEKFPRAFFYRGPKRKGVRYFGPYSHAWAVRETLDLLTRVFPVRTCSKGVFNRHESLGRPCLLGYIDKCAAPCVGRVDESEHDEIVSGFMGFLSGRTKPVTKELTRRMVEASENLEFERAAKLRDDLEAVKKVTERQTVVLSQETDADVIAFSTDELEAAVQVFNVRDGRIRAQRGWVVEKTGDEPGSMERRDSNETDPAVPELMQSFLVQYYSDAVERAEAEAEEDKKIEQQKIRRRGVDKESHAPTRAFHPVPREILVDVLPAEAPEVQTLLSKLRGSQVDLRVPQRGDKAALMETVRRNAVEALHQHKLKRVGDLTARSQALQDIQDALGLEQAPLRIECTDISHIQGTDVVASLVVFEDGLPKKNDYRRYRIKEAAGDGHSDDVGSIAEVTRRRFERYNTDKLANPEEDDTVFADEEVTDAAVAGAEEARKFAYPPNLFIVDGGKPQVNAAQAVFDELGIVDVTLIGLAKRLEEVWVPGDDDPVILPRNSQGMYLLQQIRDEAHRFAINYHRQKRSKRMRASALDNIPGLGPTRRSDLVKHFGSVKKIREASVEDIAEAPGIGPKLAATVFEHLHHGQS; translated from the coding sequence GTGGCTCATCCCAGTACCTACCGCCCGGCTGCAGGGACCATTCCCACGGACCCGGGCGTCTATAAGTTTCGAGACGACTCAGGTCGTGTCGTGTACGTAGGCAAAGCGAAGAACCTACGTTCGCGGCTCTCCAACTATTTTCAGGACCCTTCCCAGCTGCATCCGCGGACAAAGCAGATGGTGTTTACTGCGGCGTCGGTGGAATGGACCGTGGTGGCTAGTGAAGTCGAAGCACTTCAGCTTGAGTATACGTGGATTAAACGGTTTGATCCGTGGTTCAATGTCATGTACCGGGACGATAAAACGTACCCGATGCTGGCCGTCAGCGTAGGAGAAAAGTTCCCACGAGCGTTTTTTTACCGTGGCCCGAAGCGCAAAGGTGTGCGCTATTTTGGCCCGTATTCGCATGCGTGGGCGGTTCGCGAAACGCTTGATCTACTCACTCGAGTTTTTCCCGTGCGCACGTGCTCCAAGGGCGTTTTCAACCGGCATGAGTCTTTGGGTAGACCTTGTCTGTTGGGCTATATCGACAAGTGTGCAGCACCGTGTGTCGGGCGTGTCGACGAATCAGAACATGACGAGATTGTTTCAGGCTTCATGGGTTTCTTGTCAGGACGCACGAAACCTGTGACGAAAGAATTAACCCGGCGGATGGTAGAAGCAAGCGAAAATCTTGAATTTGAACGCGCCGCCAAGTTGCGGGATGATCTCGAAGCGGTGAAGAAAGTCACGGAACGGCAAACTGTTGTCTTAAGTCAGGAGACCGACGCTGATGTGATTGCGTTTTCCACTGATGAGCTCGAAGCAGCCGTGCAAGTGTTTAATGTCCGTGACGGAAGAATCCGGGCGCAGCGGGGATGGGTCGTCGAAAAGACCGGCGACGAACCGGGCAGCATGGAGCGGCGCGATTCGAATGAGACTGATCCAGCGGTCCCTGAATTGATGCAGAGTTTTCTGGTCCAATACTACTCTGACGCCGTCGAACGCGCAGAAGCTGAAGCCGAAGAAGACAAGAAAATTGAGCAGCAGAAGATCCGGCGCAGGGGAGTGGATAAAGAATCTCACGCCCCAACGCGCGCCTTTCATCCGGTTCCCCGAGAAATCCTTGTGGACGTGCTACCGGCAGAAGCCCCTGAGGTACAAACTCTGCTCAGTAAACTACGGGGATCTCAGGTGGACTTGCGGGTGCCACAGCGCGGGGATAAGGCAGCGTTGATGGAGACGGTGCGTCGCAACGCGGTTGAAGCGCTTCACCAGCACAAATTGAAGCGCGTTGGAGATCTCACCGCCCGCTCGCAAGCGTTGCAGGATATCCAGGATGCTTTGGGTTTAGAACAAGCGCCACTGCGTATTGAGTGCACGGATATTTCACACATTCAAGGCACTGACGTTGTAGCCTCCCTAGTTGTCTTCGAAGACGGTCTGCCAAAGAAGAATGACTATCGCCGCTACCGCATCAAGGAAGCGGCGGGAGACGGGCACAGTGATGACGTTGGCTCCATTGCCGAAGTGACTCGCCGGCGTTTTGAGCGTTATAACACTGACAAGTTGGCGAACCCGGAGGAAGACGACACAGTTTTCGCAGATGAAGAAGTCACTGATGCTGCAGTTGCGGGAGCAGAAGAGGCCCGGAAATTCGCGTATCCGCCGAATCTCTTCATTGTTGACGGTGGAAAGCCTCAGGTCAATGCTGCTCAAGCCGTCTTCGATGAGTTGGGGATCGTCGATGTGACGCTCATCGGGTTGGCTAAGCGCCTGGAGGAAGTGTGGGTGCCAGGTGATGATGATCCAGTCATTCTTCCTCGGAATTCGCAGGGTATGTACCTATTACAGCAAATCCGGGATGAGGCACACCGGTTTGCGATTAATTATCACCGCCAAAAACGCTCGAAGCGGATGCGAGCATCGGCGCTGGACAATATCCCGGGTTTGGGGCCGACGCGCCGCAGCGATTTAGTGAAACACTTTGGAAGTGTGAAAAAAATTCGCGAGGCCAGCGTCGAGGACATTGCAGAGGCACCGGGAATCGGGCCAAAACTGGCTGCTACAGTATTTGAGCATTTGCACCATGGCCAATCTTGA
- a CDS encoding bifunctional 3,4-dihydroxy-2-butanone-4-phosphate synthase/GTP cyclohydrolase II: MTESTIRLDSIDDAIVAIARGGAVVVVDDEGRENEGDLIFAADQSTPEMVAFMVRYTSGFICVAMEDERADVLNLPPMVARNEDARSTAYTITVDANTGTTGISAQSRSETINRLADPACGPEDFTRPGHVVPLRARRGGVLVRDGHTEAAVDLAFLAGLEPVGVLCEIVSEDDPTDMARAPELRRFADKHGLPMISIEQLIEYRKRTETLIERVTTAQLPTEFGSFTAHGYKHMIDTTEHIALVAGDVHGGSDVLVRVHSECLTGDVFASTRCDCGQQLHESLRRIQEVGVGVVVYVRGHEGRGIGLMNKLHAYKLQDEGLDTVDANLEQGLPADAREYSVAGQILADLGLESFQLMTNNPLKTEALAGYGPKVTGRVRVEVVPSHDNIRYLRTKRDRMGHDLPAVDQWDIEHELSEHH, encoded by the coding sequence ATGACCGAGAGCACCATTCGCTTAGATTCGATCGACGATGCCATTGTCGCTATTGCCCGCGGTGGGGCTGTGGTTGTTGTCGATGATGAAGGCCGCGAAAACGAAGGTGATCTGATTTTCGCTGCCGATCAATCTACTCCGGAAATGGTCGCGTTCATGGTGCGCTACACCTCGGGTTTTATCTGCGTGGCGATGGAGGATGAACGCGCCGACGTATTAAACCTGCCTCCGATGGTGGCACGTAATGAGGATGCCCGGTCCACTGCCTACACCATTACCGTTGATGCGAATACCGGTACCACCGGCATCTCCGCGCAGTCTCGTTCGGAGACTATCAACCGGTTGGCGGACCCCGCCTGTGGCCCTGAAGATTTTACTCGACCCGGGCATGTAGTGCCTCTGCGCGCCCGACGCGGTGGTGTGCTTGTACGCGACGGACACACTGAAGCCGCCGTGGATCTGGCGTTCCTAGCTGGTTTAGAGCCCGTCGGTGTGCTGTGTGAGATAGTTTCCGAAGACGATCCGACGGATATGGCGCGCGCCCCGGAATTGCGCCGGTTTGCCGATAAACACGGACTTCCGATGATCTCCATCGAGCAGCTCATCGAGTACCGCAAACGCACTGAAACGCTGATTGAGCGCGTGACGACGGCACAGCTGCCTACTGAATTCGGTTCTTTCACAGCGCACGGCTACAAACACATGATTGACACAACTGAGCACATCGCACTGGTGGCCGGCGATGTGCACGGTGGCTCGGACGTGCTCGTCCGCGTCCACTCTGAGTGCTTGACCGGCGATGTTTTTGCTTCGACGCGTTGCGATTGTGGCCAGCAGTTGCACGAATCGTTGCGCCGCATCCAGGAGGTGGGTGTAGGCGTAGTCGTTTACGTCCGCGGACACGAGGGGCGCGGCATCGGCTTGATGAATAAGCTGCACGCATACAAGCTGCAGGACGAAGGTTTAGATACTGTGGACGCGAACTTGGAGCAGGGATTGCCTGCCGATGCGCGCGAATACTCTGTGGCGGGCCAAATCCTGGCGGACCTGGGACTGGAGTCATTTCAGCTGATGACGAATAATCCGCTCAAGACAGAAGCACTAGCGGGCTATGGTCCGAAGGTAACCGGGCGCGTGCGTGTCGAGGTTGTTCCATCCCACGACAATATTCGATATTTGCGCACGAAGCGTGACCGGATGGGCCACGACTTGCCTGCGGTTGATCAGTGGGATATTGAGCACGAGTTGAGCGAACACCACTAG
- the ribH gene encoding 6,7-dimethyl-8-ribityllumazine synthase: MATTGRPEAVAVKAEGMRVAVISTQWNSDIVGLLHQRALDVAKDAGAHADEYFVSGAMELPVVAQACAQRYDAVVALGCVIRGETPHFDYVCDSVTAGLTRIALDEQTPVGNGVLTVNNHDQAVARAGGGGAVEDKGAEAMRAALGAAVELEKVRTLPVE; encoded by the coding sequence ATGGCGACCACAGGTCGACCTGAAGCAGTTGCAGTGAAAGCGGAGGGGATGCGCGTTGCCGTGATCTCTACGCAATGGAATTCTGACATTGTTGGGTTGCTGCACCAGCGGGCTCTTGACGTGGCGAAGGATGCGGGTGCACATGCCGACGAGTACTTCGTTTCAGGCGCCATGGAGTTGCCGGTTGTGGCTCAGGCATGTGCACAACGCTACGATGCCGTGGTCGCACTTGGCTGTGTGATTCGTGGGGAGACACCTCATTTCGATTATGTCTGCGACTCCGTGACTGCAGGTCTGACACGGATCGCTTTGGATGAGCAGACACCCGTAGGCAATGGTGTGCTGACTGTGAACAACCACGATCAGGCCGTAGCCCGCGCCGGTGGTGGTGGCGCTGTTGAAGACAAAGGTGCTGAGGCGATGCGTGCTGCGTTAGGGGCGGCTGTGGAACTGGAGAAGGTGCGTACCTTGCCAGTCGAATAA
- the ribD gene encoding bifunctional diaminohydroxyphosphoribosylaminopyrimidine deaminase/5-amino-6-(5-phosphoribosylamino)uracil reductase RibD, translated as MPPYNGSAGPTHDGPPGLGPALAAADAVRGTTSPNPAVGCALYSASGELIATGGTEPPGGAHAEVVALRKAGSRATNATAVVTLEPCNHTGRTGPCSQALVEAGVTTVYYLTADPNPQASGGADYLRSRGVQVHYLPTVQPGLLPWLISVRNNRPAVTLKFAATIDGFTAAPDGTSQWITGTSAREKVHEDRAKRDAIIVGTGTVLADDPSLTARYPDGCLREKQPRRVVVGTRMVPEGNLTRLGYEQYSHLDVALEALYADGVRDVLVEGGPELATSFFEAGYVDLLQAYLAPMVMGDGRSVLTRGLAGTLSEMPRLETVNVTLLGGDTLIEMTKGEYIDVYWPR; from the coding sequence CGTGGCACGACCAGCCCAAATCCGGCAGTAGGGTGCGCACTGTACAGCGCAAGTGGTGAGCTGATCGCTACTGGCGGTACCGAGCCGCCCGGTGGAGCTCATGCCGAGGTGGTGGCGTTACGCAAAGCAGGAAGCCGGGCCACGAATGCCACAGCGGTAGTGACCTTGGAGCCGTGTAATCACACCGGACGCACAGGGCCGTGTTCGCAGGCTCTTGTCGAAGCAGGCGTGACTACTGTTTACTACTTGACCGCGGACCCGAACCCGCAGGCGAGCGGAGGCGCCGACTACCTGCGGTCCCGCGGTGTGCAAGTGCATTACCTGCCCACGGTTCAACCTGGTTTACTGCCGTGGTTGATCAGTGTCCGAAACAACCGCCCAGCCGTCACGCTGAAATTCGCTGCCACCATCGATGGGTTCACCGCCGCACCGGACGGTACGAGCCAGTGGATCACTGGCACATCAGCACGTGAAAAAGTCCACGAGGACCGGGCGAAACGCGATGCGATCATCGTGGGAACAGGGACCGTGCTTGCCGACGACCCCTCCTTGACTGCCCGCTACCCTGACGGTTGCCTTCGTGAGAAGCAGCCGCGGCGGGTGGTCGTCGGCACGCGCATGGTACCCGAAGGCAATCTCACACGTTTGGGCTATGAACAGTACTCCCATCTCGATGTGGCCTTGGAGGCGTTGTATGCCGACGGTGTGCGTGATGTCCTTGTCGAAGGCGGACCGGAGCTAGCCACCAGTTTTTTCGAAGCGGGCTACGTTGATCTTCTTCAGGCGTACCTCGCGCCCATGGTGATGGGTGATGGGCGTAGCGTGCTCACACGAGGACTTGCTGGAACGTTATCGGAAATGCCACGGTTAGAGACAGTGAATGTGACTTTGTTGGGCGGGGACACCTTGATAGAGATGACGAAAGGTGAATATATCGATGTTTACTGGCCTCGTTGA
- the whiA gene encoding DNA-binding protein WhiA yields MALTAKVKDELLRVSRGARDDRIAEATAMIRYAGEFGEGVHGPSIIADFDDRCVADHLAELIRDICPATVRVTTISPGSTTRETRHEVTITRGCDEVIRRLHLVTASGHPVVGLPRQVISGTVSQVEAAWRGAFLARGVLSEPGRSSTLEVICPRQEAALALVGLARRLSVAAKTKESRGVERVVVRDGDAIGVLLTRIGATRTRLEWDEKRQKRIVKTNASRLANFDDANLRRSAQAAAAAAARVERAMEILGDDVPEHLAEAGFLRVQHRHASLEELGRLADPQMTKDAVAGRIRRLLSMADKRAAELGIPDTHSAITAEDGDET; encoded by the coding sequence GTGGCGTTAACTGCGAAAGTCAAAGATGAATTGTTGCGGGTATCTCGAGGGGCCCGGGACGACCGGATCGCTGAAGCCACCGCAATGATTCGCTACGCGGGTGAATTTGGTGAGGGAGTGCATGGCCCGAGCATCATCGCTGACTTTGATGATCGCTGTGTTGCGGATCATTTGGCTGAGCTGATTCGTGACATTTGTCCAGCGACAGTGCGCGTGACGACGATTTCGCCGGGTTCTACGACACGTGAAACACGACACGAAGTCACTATTACTCGCGGATGTGATGAAGTGATTCGTCGCCTTCATTTGGTCACGGCCTCCGGTCACCCGGTTGTGGGGCTGCCGCGGCAGGTTATTTCTGGGACTGTTAGCCAGGTAGAGGCGGCATGGCGTGGCGCGTTTCTCGCCCGCGGTGTCTTATCTGAACCTGGCCGGTCCTCTACTTTGGAAGTTATTTGTCCACGGCAGGAGGCCGCTTTAGCGCTGGTTGGTTTGGCGCGTCGGCTAAGCGTCGCTGCGAAGACGAAGGAATCCCGTGGGGTGGAACGGGTGGTGGTCCGCGATGGGGATGCGATTGGTGTTTTGCTGACTCGTATTGGTGCGACACGCACTCGGCTGGAGTGGGATGAGAAGCGGCAAAAGCGGATTGTGAAAACGAACGCGAGTCGGCTTGCAAATTTCGATGATGCAAACTTGAGGCGCTCGGCTCAGGCTGCTGCTGCCGCAGCTGCCCGGGTTGAGCGTGCGATGGAGATCTTAGGCGACGATGTTCCGGAGCACCTCGCCGAAGCAGGGTTTTTGCGTGTACAGCACCGACATGCTTCCTTGGAGGAGCTCGGAAGATTAGCTGATCCACAGATGACGAAGGATGCGGTGGCGGGCCGTATTCGACGGTTGCTGTCCATGGCGGATAAACGTGCTGCGGAGTTGGGCATTCCAGATACGCATTCGGCGATTACCGCCGAGGACGGCGACGAGACTTAA
- a CDS encoding riboflavin synthase, which yields MFTGLVEEIGTVAEVEDLGDARRIWITAPLVTSDAALGDSIAVDGVCLTVTSVDDAAFSADVMQESLDRSGLGELRAGSRVNLERAMQVGARFGGHIVQGHVDGVAQLMSRSASENWEVFRFSLPAQLARYVVEKGSITVNGTSLTVSSVDSDFFEVSLIPTTLAETTAGGLVIGDVVNLEVDIVAKYVEKMVSK from the coding sequence ATGTTTACTGGCCTCGTTGAAGAAATTGGTACGGTTGCGGAAGTGGAGGACCTTGGGGATGCGCGTCGAATATGGATTACCGCACCGCTGGTCACCTCAGACGCTGCACTGGGTGATTCGATCGCTGTCGATGGCGTCTGCCTCACCGTCACCAGCGTCGACGATGCAGCGTTCAGTGCTGATGTGATGCAAGAATCGCTTGATCGTTCGGGGCTCGGGGAGCTTCGTGCAGGCTCGCGCGTGAATCTTGAGCGAGCTATGCAGGTTGGGGCCCGGTTCGGTGGGCACATCGTCCAGGGGCATGTGGATGGGGTGGCGCAGTTGATGAGCCGGTCAGCTTCTGAGAACTGGGAGGTGTTCCGGTTCTCTCTTCCAGCGCAGTTGGCTAGATATGTGGTGGAGAAGGGGTCAATCACAGTGAACGGGACCTCACTAACAGTGTCTTCTGTTGACTCTGATTTCTTCGAGGTCTCTTTGATACCGACAACGCTGGCGGAGACAACTGCCGGTGGCTTGGTAATCGGTGATGTGGTGAACCTTGAAGTTGATATTGTGGCCAAGTATGTTGAGAAAATGGTGTCCAAGTAA